The Sulfurospirillum oryzae genome includes a region encoding these proteins:
- a CDS encoding Crp/Fnr family transcriptional regulator, producing the protein MLSLNNFEFAKALSNEEFEYLSQHAKRVSIPKNTILFYQEDICKDILLLGKGEIELYMYGENDKKIPLYALKEGEQCVINTSSTISQTPAIGTAQSLSDVEGWLINEEVVKHLMHRSPTYLNYVFSLFTIKLDALATLIQDIKFKKLDSRILEWLGSHHSNIVQVTHEEIAEALGTSRVVISRVLKDLEKQNLIRLHRKEIEIL; encoded by the coding sequence ATGCTGAGTTTAAACAATTTTGAATTTGCCAAAGCCTTAAGTAATGAAGAGTTTGAATACCTTTCGCAACACGCGAAACGCGTTTCAATCCCCAAAAATACCATCCTTTTTTACCAAGAAGACATTTGTAAAGATATCTTGCTTTTAGGCAAAGGCGAGATAGAGCTTTATATGTATGGTGAAAACGATAAAAAAATCCCTTTGTATGCGCTCAAAGAGGGCGAGCAATGCGTCATCAACACGTCAAGCACCATCTCGCAAACACCTGCCATTGGCACAGCACAAAGTCTTAGCGATGTAGAGGGCTGGCTCATTAATGAAGAGGTTGTCAAACACCTCATGCACCGTTCTCCCACATACCTCAACTATGTTTTTTCACTTTTTACAATTAAACTCGATGCACTTGCCACACTGATTCAAGACATAAAATTTAAAAAACTCGATAGTCGTATCTTGGAGTGGTTAGGTTCACACCATTCCAACATTGTGCAAGTAACGCATGAGGAGATAGCAGAGGCGCTCGGAACATCGCGTGTTGTGATTAGTCGTGTACTTAAAGACCTTGAAAAACAAAACCTCATTCGCCTACATCGTAAAGAGATTGAAATTTTGTAA
- a CDS encoding gamma-glutamylcyclotransferase family protein, with the protein MTHLFTYGSLMFEDVWNRLVKGNYLSQKATLSGYARRSVKEDVYPVIFQADELVEGVVYYDINEEDMVILDTFEGEYYERKEVELLVKNEPIMACVYVLKEKHFDIIDPKPWSEALFSTEGIKRFLANYKGFA; encoded by the coding sequence ATGACACACCTCTTTACGTATGGATCACTAATGTTTGAAGACGTCTGGAATAGACTGGTCAAAGGAAATTATCTTTCGCAAAAAGCAACCTTGTCTGGCTATGCGAGACGTTCTGTCAAAGAAGATGTTTACCCTGTCATCTTCCAAGCCGATGAGCTTGTTGAAGGAGTCGTTTATTATGATATAAACGAAGAAGATATGGTCATTCTTGATACTTTTGAAGGCGAGTATTACGAGCGTAAAGAGGTGGAGCTTCTGGTTAAAAATGAACCGATTATGGCATGTGTGTACGTTTTAAAAGAAAAACACTTTGACATTATAGATCCAAAACCTTGGAGTGAAGCCCTTTTTTCAACGGAAGGCATCAAACGCTTTTTGGCAAACTATAAAGGCTTTGCTTAA
- the leuC gene encoding 3-isopropylmalate dehydratase large subunit: MGQTITEKIFSDHVGHAVKAGEIIKSKIDMVIGNDITTPISIRAFEESGATKLANPDGFSIVMDHYIPAKDIASANQAKISREFAYKHDLKHYFDEKDMGIEHALLPEKGLVVPGDVIIGADSHTCTHGALGAFATGMGSTDLAFAMITGENWFKVPESIKVVFSGKPKQHVYGKDLILEVIRILGVDGALYRTLEFTGDTIAHLSMDDRFSLCNMAIEAGAKSGIVAVDETTKAFLKDKNLAREPKFFYSDDDATYMQVLHIDVANLDPVIAYPFLPSNGKSINQAVKDDLSIDQVFIGSCTNGRLEDLRIAASILKGRKVARKTRLIITPATQKISLQAQKEGLVDIFVEAGAVFSNPTCGACLGGYMGILGEGERCVSTTNRNFVGRMGARTSEIYLANSAVAAASAVMGKITDPRTL, from the coding sequence ATGGGACAAACCATCACTGAAAAGATTTTTAGCGACCACGTGGGTCACGCAGTAAAAGCGGGCGAGATTATTAAAAGTAAAATCGATATGGTTATCGGCAACGACATTACCACACCTATCTCGATCAGAGCGTTTGAAGAGAGTGGCGCGACTAAGCTTGCCAATCCCGATGGTTTTAGTATCGTTATGGATCACTACATCCCCGCCAAAGATATTGCCAGTGCAAACCAAGCAAAAATCAGCCGTGAATTTGCTTACAAACATGACCTCAAACACTATTTTGATGAAAAAGACATGGGCATTGAGCACGCGCTTTTACCTGAAAAAGGACTTGTGGTTCCAGGCGATGTCATCATCGGCGCAGACTCACACACCTGTACGCATGGAGCTTTAGGCGCTTTTGCTACGGGTATGGGATCAACCGACCTTGCGTTTGCGATGATTACGGGTGAGAACTGGTTTAAAGTCCCAGAATCCATCAAAGTCGTCTTTAGTGGAAAGCCAAAACAACATGTTTATGGAAAAGATCTTATCCTTGAGGTGATTCGTATTTTAGGTGTGGACGGTGCATTGTACCGCACGCTTGAATTTACAGGTGACACCATTGCACATCTTAGCATGGATGATCGTTTCTCTCTTTGCAATATGGCGATTGAAGCGGGTGCTAAAAGCGGTATTGTGGCTGTCGATGAAACAACCAAAGCATTTTTAAAAGACAAAAATCTTGCACGTGAGCCAAAATTCTTCTACTCAGACGATGATGCTACTTATATGCAAGTGCTTCACATCGATGTCGCAAACCTTGATCCTGTGATTGCCTATCCGTTTTTACCATCGAATGGCAAATCGATCAATCAAGCTGTCAAAGATGATTTGAGCATCGATCAAGTCTTTATCGGCAGTTGTACTAACGGCCGATTGGAAGATCTACGCATCGCGGCAAGCATCTTAAAGGGTCGCAAAGTGGCACGCAAAACACGCCTTATCATCACTCCAGCAACACAAAAAATCTCCTTGCAAGCACAAAAAGAGGGTCTTGTTGACATCTTTGTTGAAGCAGGAGCTGTCTTTAGTAACCCAACCTGTGGTGCTTGTTTAGGTGGCTATATGGGCATTTTGGGCGAAGGTGAACGTTGCGTTTCCACAACCAATCGTAACTTTGTAGGACGCATGGGAGCACGTACGAGCGAAATCTACCTTGCCAACTCTGCTGTGGCAGCGGCCAGTGCGGTAATGGGCAAAATAACCGATCCTAGAACACTCTAA
- a CDS encoding methyl-accepting chemotaxis protein: MTIKSKLMLLGVCVFLALMTVSVVSYVSIEATKIKGEKYNDIILSKDLIADILPPPEYIIESRLVAYMMLEAKDEKVLNELITKMDSLKKDYMERQTYWDENLKDAGMRKSILEETKKPALEFFDIIDKEYIPALKAHNREKAQELSSGILSNKYEAHRDMVDKLVEMANKKASQDEEDATTILQKSSTTMIFTVLFALAVILVILFLTIKAITSKLTMINEAVVELVKGDGDLTKKLELKGRDEIVDVATLLNTFVEKIRVTVAEAKSLTIENATASEELIATAKAIETRVYGESTMLQEAVQKVEPIRQSTVNSSNTLNESKAEIIKASQKLSETRVSTMDIMERIRENSQSELELSDKLLHLVEDTQQVKNVLGVISDIADQTNLLALNAAIEAARAGEHGRGFAVVADEVRKLAERTQKSLVETNATINVITQSISDLSETMQRDIEKVKSVMETSSDIETALTDVANSIHKITEVAEESAQQADDTSLQIKEIASNLENVGASSLNNSQSTKEMMLAIDHLNIMTEQLSYKMDGFKVS; this comes from the coding sequence ATGACAATTAAATCGAAACTTATGCTTCTTGGGGTTTGTGTTTTTTTAGCGTTGATGACGGTATCGGTTGTTTCGTATGTGAGTATAGAAGCCACAAAGATAAAAGGGGAAAAATATAATGATATTATCCTTTCCAAAGATTTGATAGCTGATATTCTTCCTCCTCCTGAGTATATCATTGAAAGCAGACTTGTAGCGTACATGATGCTTGAGGCTAAGGATGAAAAAGTTTTAAATGAACTTATCACCAAAATGGATTCTCTTAAAAAAGACTATATGGAGCGACAAACATATTGGGATGAAAATCTCAAAGATGCTGGGATGCGAAAATCTATTTTGGAAGAGACCAAAAAACCAGCACTTGAATTTTTCGACATCATAGATAAAGAGTATATTCCAGCCCTAAAGGCACACAATCGCGAAAAAGCACAAGAGCTTTCCAGCGGCATATTAAGCAATAAATATGAAGCACATAGGGACATGGTTGATAAACTTGTAGAAATGGCAAATAAGAAAGCTTCGCAAGATGAAGAAGATGCGACTACAATATTGCAAAAAAGCAGTACCACAATGATTTTTACGGTTCTTTTTGCGCTTGCAGTTATTTTAGTGATACTCTTTCTGACCATCAAAGCGATTACGTCAAAGCTTACAATGATTAATGAAGCCGTTGTTGAACTTGTAAAAGGTGATGGCGATTTGACCAAAAAACTTGAACTTAAAGGGCGCGATGAAATCGTAGATGTCGCAACCTTGCTCAATACCTTTGTTGAAAAAATAAGAGTCACGGTAGCTGAGGCTAAAAGCCTTACCATTGAAAATGCAACCGCATCAGAAGAACTTATTGCAACGGCTAAAGCCATTGAAACAAGGGTATATGGCGAATCAACAATGCTTCAAGAAGCGGTTCAAAAAGTTGAACCTATCAGACAATCTACTGTCAATAGTTCCAATACGCTGAATGAAAGTAAAGCAGAAATTATCAAAGCGTCACAAAAGCTTAGTGAAACAAGAGTATCGACGATGGATATTATGGAAAGAATTAGAGAGAATTCTCAAAGTGAACTTGAGCTATCTGACAAACTTCTTCACCTTGTCGAAGATACACAACAAGTCAAAAATGTGCTTGGCGTTATATCTGATATTGCCGATCAAACCAATCTCTTAGCCCTTAATGCTGCGATAGAAGCGGCACGCGCAGGAGAACATGGAAGAGGGTTTGCAGTCGTTGCTGATGAAGTGAGAAAATTAGCAGAGAGAACCCAAAAATCGTTAGTTGAAACCAATGCAACGATCAATGTTATTACACAATCCATCAGTGATTTGAGTGAAACCATGCAACGAGATATCGAAAAAGTTAAAAGCGTTATGGAAACTTCATCCGACATTGAAACAGCACTTACTGATGTTGCAAATTCCATTCATAAAATTACCGAAGTGGCAGAGGAGAGTGCTCAACAAGCCGATGATACCTCTTTGCAAATCAAAGAGATTGCCTCTAATCTTGAAAATGTCGGTGCCTCTTCTTTAAATAATTCACAAAGTACCAAAGAGATGATGCTAGCCATTGATCATCTTAATATCATGACCGAGCAACTCTCTTATAAAATGGATGGGTTTAAAGTCTCCTAA
- the dxr gene encoding 1-deoxy-D-xylulose-5-phosphate reductoisomerase, translating into MVLLGSTGSIGVNALIIAKRFGIMVEALVAGKNIDLLNEQIKEHQPKYVAISDAKDRALVNHKNVFVGREGILELLQKTQSFLVVNALVGFVGLAPSIEALRLGKRLALANKESLVVAGHLLDTERITPIDSEHFGLWYLMGNRPIRSMTITASGGAFRDTPLEQLSTMSFQDALKHPNWSMGAKITIDSATMTNKLFELLEAKWLFGVDKLDAIIEPKSIIHAFVDFQDGSTTAHLAVADMKLPIAFALLGEVEEPILPSIDLASIGSFSFQKIDAARYPIWEIKEDVLSHPTRGVVINAANEVGIAKFFNQEINILELAALTKRAYRHFEDATPKSLDEVFEIDKEVRHYCLSS; encoded by the coding sequence GTGGTACTTCTTGGCTCAACAGGTTCCATCGGCGTTAATGCGCTTATCATCGCCAAGCGCTTTGGTATTATGGTTGAGGCTTTGGTTGCGGGTAAAAATATTGATCTTTTAAATGAACAAATCAAAGAGCATCAGCCAAAATACGTTGCGATCAGCGATGCCAAAGATCGCGCTTTAGTCAATCATAAAAATGTCTTTGTCGGACGAGAGGGCATTTTAGAACTACTCCAAAAAACACAAAGTTTTTTAGTGGTCAATGCTTTGGTTGGTTTTGTAGGACTTGCTCCTAGCATTGAAGCATTGAGACTTGGAAAACGCCTTGCTCTTGCCAATAAAGAATCCCTTGTCGTTGCGGGGCATCTGCTTGACACTGAACGTATTACGCCTATTGACAGTGAACACTTTGGGCTTTGGTATCTTATGGGCAATCGTCCTATTCGAAGTATGACGATTACGGCAAGCGGTGGAGCTTTTCGCGATACGCCACTGGAGCAACTCTCAACAATGTCATTTCAAGATGCACTCAAACATCCGAATTGGAGCATGGGTGCCAAAATTACCATCGATAGTGCGACGATGACCAATAAACTTTTTGAGCTTTTAGAAGCCAAATGGCTTTTTGGAGTTGATAAACTGGATGCCATTATTGAGCCAAAGTCGATTATTCACGCCTTTGTTGATTTCCAAGATGGCAGTACCACCGCGCATTTGGCGGTTGCTGATATGAAACTTCCTATTGCTTTTGCACTTCTGGGTGAAGTTGAAGAGCCCATACTCCCCTCTATTGATTTAGCTTCCATTGGTTCTTTCTCGTTCCAAAAGATTGATGCTGCACGTTATCCGATTTGGGAGATTAAAGAGGATGTGCTCTCTCATCCAACACGTGGTGTGGTCATCAATGCTGCGAATGAAGTGGGCATTGCTAAATTTTTCAATCAAGAGATCAATATATTAGAGTTAGCAGCGTTGACCAAAAGAGCGTATCGTCATTTTGAAGATGCAACACCTAAAAGTTTAGATGAGGTCTTTGAAATTGACAAAGAAGTGAGACACTATTGTTTATCTTCTTAG
- a CDS encoding glycerate kinase family protein: protein MKIVLAIDSFKGCASSQELSSWIGGAIGDVYPTAEIVACYIADGGEGMLDAIMQNVKGNIVTCNVHDPLMNPLSAQYGILEDGTTAVIEMAQASGLPLVPKEKRNPLLTTTFGVGEMVKDAILKGCRKFVVGIGGSATNDAGLGMMQALGYRFLDSNGEVLGHGGEILEKIHTIDESRVLPELKACEFVVACDVDNVMFGAHGSAQIYAGQKGADEVMIKRLDAGMEHFTKVLKNRLGKDVAMNAGSGAAGGMGGGMQAFLDAKLRSGIEIILDQIGFDTHLKDATLVITGEGRIDKQSLMGKVLSGVSKRAQNAGVPLIALGGGIADELEEHEGVDALFSIMRYPMSLEEAMEKNRAEKLVRQSTKEIFRLIKLIKNSAS, encoded by the coding sequence ATGAAAATCGTTCTCGCCATCGACTCCTTTAAAGGGTGTGCGAGCTCGCAAGAACTCTCATCGTGGATCGGTGGCGCGATTGGCGACGTGTACCCAACAGCAGAAATCGTAGCGTGTTACATCGCCGATGGCGGCGAGGGAATGCTTGATGCCATTATGCAAAATGTCAAAGGGAACATTGTTACATGTAACGTGCATGACCCTTTAATGAATCCACTGAGTGCACAGTATGGCATATTAGAAGATGGCACAACGGCTGTTATTGAGATGGCGCAAGCTTCTGGGCTTCCGCTTGTTCCCAAAGAGAAACGCAATCCGCTTTTAACGACAACGTTTGGTGTGGGCGAGATGGTTAAGGATGCGATTTTAAAAGGGTGTCGTAAGTTTGTTGTCGGCATTGGTGGCAGTGCGACCAATGATGCAGGGCTTGGCATGATGCAAGCTTTGGGGTATCGTTTTTTGGATAGCAATGGCGAAGTGTTAGGGCACGGTGGCGAAATTTTAGAGAAAATTCATACGATTGATGAAAGTCGTGTGTTACCAGAGCTGAAAGCATGCGAGTTTGTGGTGGCGTGCGATGTTGACAATGTCATGTTCGGAGCGCACGGTTCAGCGCAGATTTACGCAGGGCAAAAGGGTGCGGATGAGGTGATGATAAAACGCCTTGATGCAGGCATGGAACACTTCACCAAAGTGCTTAAAAACCGCCTTGGCAAAGATGTTGCCATGAATGCAGGTTCTGGTGCAGCGGGTGGCATGGGTGGCGGTATGCAAGCCTTTTTGGATGCCAAACTTCGTTCAGGCATTGAAATTATTTTAGATCAGATCGGATTTGATACACACCTCAAAGATGCAACGCTCGTGATTACGGGAGAAGGGCGCATTGATAAGCAGTCGTTGATGGGTAAAGTACTCAGCGGTGTCTCAAAACGAGCTCAAAATGCGGGTGTTCCACTCATTGCTTTAGGCGGTGGTATTGCCGATGAATTGGAAGAGCATGAAGGCGTGGATGCACTTTTTTCCATTATGCGTTATCCCATGAGTTTGGAAGAGGCGATGGAAAAAAACAGAGCTGAAAAACTGGTCAGACAGAGTACGAAAGAGATATTTAGACTTATAAAATTAATAAAAAATTCTGCCTCGTAA
- a CDS encoding phosphatidate cytidylyltransferase translates to MNFKALYESNKQRVFTGLVMMAFAAIVAFLNNNLITWLIMGAMYLFAFYEAMNLFEVKDNKLYVFAVLLWLAAFIYPNPDDLIYLALIVSLSVMAYTKQVDYKLLAPFFYPSISMLFIYALYHDFGMSVLIWLVIIVAFTDTGAYFVGKSIGKTPFSPTSPNKTLEGVVGGVLIATVAGALYGTFFISLWLSALIALLTSVASVFGDLFESYLKREAGVKDSGNLFPGHGGMLDRLDGYLFGVVVMVILLRGLA, encoded by the coding sequence ATGAACTTTAAAGCACTTTACGAATCAAACAAACAACGCGTTTTTACAGGGCTGGTCATGATGGCATTTGCCGCCATTGTCGCATTTTTGAACAACAATTTGATTACATGGCTCATAATGGGCGCTATGTATCTGTTTGCTTTTTATGAGGCAATGAACCTCTTTGAAGTCAAAGATAACAAACTGTATGTTTTTGCTGTTTTGTTGTGGCTTGCTGCATTTATTTATCCAAATCCTGACGATCTTATTTACCTTGCACTCATTGTCTCTTTGTCCGTGATGGCGTATACGAAACAGGTCGATTATAAGCTTCTAGCACCATTCTTTTATCCTTCCATTTCGATGTTGTTCATTTATGCGCTGTACCATGATTTTGGTATGTCTGTTCTCATTTGGCTTGTTATCATAGTGGCGTTCACCGATACAGGCGCATATTTTGTTGGTAAAAGTATTGGTAAAACACCTTTTTCTCCAACCTCGCCCAATAAAACACTTGAAGGTGTTGTCGGTGGTGTGCTCATCGCTACCGTAGCGGGCGCTCTTTATGGAACATTTTTTATCTCATTATGGCTTTCAGCATTGATCGCACTTTTGACATCAGTTGCCTCTGTCTTTGGTGATCTTTTTGAGAGTTATCTCAAACGCGAAGCCGGTGTGAAAGACAGTGGTAACCTTTTTCCAGGGCATGGAGGCATGTTAGACAGACTCGATGGCTACCTTTTTGGCGTTGTGGTCATGGTCATTTTGCTTCGGGGACTTGCGTAA
- a CDS encoding YgaP family membrane protein: MKCNVGKTDRMIRAIAGIAVIILGVIFNSWFGLIGIVLLGTALIRFCPAYLPFSIDTSKNDNSDSCGSGGCGCGR; this comes from the coding sequence ATGAAGTGCAATGTAGGAAAAACAGACAGAATGATTCGCGCGATTGCAGGTATTGCCGTCATTATTTTAGGAGTCATTTTTAACAGTTGGTTTGGCTTAATCGGTATCGTTTTATTAGGAACAGCGCTTATTCGCTTTTGCCCAGCGTATCTTCCATTCTCCATCGACACCTCTAAAAATGATAACAGTGATTCATGCGGCAGTGGTGGTTGTGGCTGCGGTCGATAA
- a CDS encoding NFACT RNA binding domain-containing protein: MKHSELVCINDYLKQYRKISSIYRVDDSVLRIIFEAGEPLFVDLGRGDSYMFFKEDFKQAKRYTAPFDVLLAKRFANAKIESMEVEEGNRIWRIGVLASSSYKAMRTTLQLEFTGRNTNAIILDENEVVLEAMRHIDSSVSFRSVKVNEVLEKLPPKELKEKPFVLGGSIEEYLKASYEKRLHVKLEEIKKQKIAQVEKKITKLTQAIDALENEEELMVKSDEAQKEATLVLAHLHTNVMKGYQESVTLLDFEGNEVTIHLPQAQSPQMAANMLFKKSKKLRQKALSVHRQKENLEEKRLFLERMVGVINAAHDPEEIHILVPKQRKSKQKGDESNLYETFLLEGYRILLGKNEKGNIALLQEAKKNDIWLHVKDMPSSHVIICTEKQNVPEAVLIFAAKLCVEFSMSQKGGYLVDYTKRKNVKPFDGANVAYEEYQTLKIYKE, translated from the coding sequence ATGAAACACAGTGAACTTGTTTGTATTAATGACTATTTAAAGCAATACCGTAAAATTTCCTCGATTTACCGTGTGGATGACAGTGTTTTGCGCATTATTTTTGAAGCGGGAGAGCCGCTGTTTGTTGACCTTGGGCGTGGGGATTCGTATATGTTTTTTAAAGAGGATTTCAAACAAGCCAAGCGTTACACCGCACCTTTTGATGTTCTGCTTGCCAAGCGTTTTGCCAATGCGAAGATTGAGTCGATGGAAGTGGAAGAGGGGAATCGTATTTGGCGCATAGGTGTGCTGGCGAGTTCAAGTTACAAAGCGATGCGCACGACCTTGCAGTTGGAGTTTACGGGGCGCAATACCAATGCGATCATTTTAGATGAAAACGAGGTTGTTTTAGAGGCGATGCGGCATATTGACTCCAGTGTCTCTTTTCGCAGTGTCAAGGTCAATGAAGTCTTGGAAAAATTACCACCCAAAGAGCTTAAAGAGAAGCCTTTTGTGCTGGGGGGAAGTATTGAAGAGTACCTAAAAGCGTCGTATGAAAAACGTTTACATGTAAAGCTTGAAGAGATCAAAAAACAGAAAATTGCGCAAGTAGAAAAAAAGATCACGAAGCTTACCCAAGCGATTGATGCACTCGAAAATGAAGAAGAGTTGATGGTGAAAAGTGACGAGGCTCAAAAAGAGGCAACCTTAGTTTTGGCACATTTGCACACCAATGTGATGAAAGGGTATCAAGAGAGCGTGACGCTTCTTGATTTTGAAGGCAACGAAGTGACGATTCATCTGCCACAAGCCCAAAGTCCTCAAATGGCAGCGAATATGCTCTTTAAAAAGTCGAAGAAACTACGCCAAAAAGCACTCTCTGTGCATCGTCAAAAAGAAAACTTGGAAGAAAAACGACTCTTTTTGGAGCGGATGGTCGGTGTCATTAACGCGGCACACGATCCTGAAGAGATACACATTTTAGTGCCAAAGCAGCGCAAATCAAAGCAAAAAGGCGATGAAAGCAATCTTTATGAGACCTTTTTATTAGAGGGTTATCGTATTTTGCTGGGTAAAAATGAAAAAGGCAACATTGCCCTCTTGCAAGAGGCGAAAAAGAACGATATATGGTTACATGTAAAAGATATGCCCTCTTCGCATGTGATTATTTGCACTGAAAAACAGAACGTTCCTGAAGCGGTACTTATATTTGCCGCAAAATTGTGTGTGGAATTTAGCATGTCTCAAAAAGGCGGCTATTTGGTCGATTATACCAAACGCAAAAACGTGAAGCCCTTTGATGGAGCGAATGTTGCTTATGAAGAGTATCAAACGCTTAAAATTTATAAAGAGTAA
- a CDS encoding GNAT family N-acetyltransferase has product MFTCKTTNSHKDFCALTRALDAELNTRYGKEQALYDKHNVIDPIETVLVGYEEDVPMACGCFKKIDDKTVEIKRMFVASNYRRRGFSSQLLMALESWAVECGFSQARLETGKGQPEAIALYQKMGYEVISNYPPYVGMENSVCMSKTLRS; this is encoded by the coding sequence ATGTTTACATGTAAAACAACGAACAGCCATAAAGATTTTTGTGCCTTAACCCGTGCTTTGGATGCAGAACTCAATACTCGCTATGGAAAAGAGCAAGCGTTGTATGACAAGCACAATGTGATTGATCCCATTGAAACGGTTTTGGTTGGTTATGAAGAAGATGTTCCTATGGCGTGTGGATGCTTTAAAAAAATCGATGACAAAACGGTTGAGATCAAACGGATGTTTGTGGCATCAAACTATCGTAGACGTGGTTTTTCATCACAGTTGCTTATGGCGTTAGAATCATGGGCGGTGGAGTGCGGTTTTTCACAAGCTCGATTAGAAACGGGTAAAGGTCAACCCGAAGCGATTGCCCTTTATCAAAAAATGGGTTATGAAGTCATTTCTAATTACCCGCCTTACGTGGGAATGGAAAACAGCGTTTGCATGTCTAAAACACTAAGGAGTTAA
- a CDS encoding methylated-DNA--[protein]-cysteine S-methyltransferase, whose translation MVQCTFSSPVGMLLISADERGICALDFDDNGEILKGTNSHIELLKKELEAYFSGKLKTFSVPLHPKGTFFQQSVWNVLQSIPYGETISYSREAEWLKHPKATRAVANANGKNKIAIIIPCHRVIAKDGGIGGYSGGLWRKEYLLALEAKYR comes from the coding sequence ATGGTACAATGCACTTTTTCTTCTCCTGTGGGAATGTTGTTGATAAGTGCTGATGAGCGCGGGATTTGTGCTTTGGATTTTGACGATAATGGCGAAATTCTTAAAGGCACAAACTCGCATATCGAGCTTCTTAAAAAAGAGCTGGAAGCCTATTTTTCGGGTAAACTCAAAACGTTTAGTGTGCCGTTACATCCTAAAGGCACCTTTTTTCAGCAGAGTGTGTGGAATGTGCTTCAAAGTATTCCTTATGGGGAAACCATCTCCTACAGTCGCGAGGCAGAATGGCTTAAACACCCCAAAGCCACGCGTGCTGTTGCCAATGCCAATGGTAAAAATAAGATCGCTATTATCATCCCATGCCATCGCGTGATTGCGAAAGATGGTGGGATCGGTGGTTATAGTGGAGGACTGTGGCGCAAAGAGTATCTCCTCGCACTTGAGGCAAAATACCGATGA